The genomic window TGCAGTTCTATAGCGGCAATTTCCTCAAAGGCCAGCAGGGCAAACAAGGCAAGACGTATGCCCATCGCAGCGGGCTATGCCTGGAAGCTCAGCACTACCCCGATAGCGTGCACCACGATTCATTCCCCTCGATCATCCTGGTGCCAGGAAAGACGTACTCGCAGACGACGCTGTATCAGTTTGCGGTGAAGCCGTAAGGCCGGGGCAGAGCGGTTGGCGACCGGGAAGGAAGGGACGAAGACGACTAAAGGGACGAAACGGACTTGTCCCTGGCGTCCTTTTCGTCCCTTTGGTCTTTTTCCTACTGCCAACTGCCAACTGCCTACTCCATCGTGGTTTCGGCTTGGTAGGGCTGGTCGACGATCGGTTCCAAGGTGGGCCGATAGGCGTTGCGGTCCATCAGCGTAAAGCCCAGGAAGAGGGCCAGGAAGAACGCCGTGGAGATGAAGATCAAAATGTTAAAGGGCTTTTCCCAACCCAGGTGCATGAAGAAATACATCACCAACGAAGCCTTGATCGTGGCGATAAATAAGGTCAGCCAGATTTCCAAATTGCCCAGGTCAAAGCTGGCTTGGGCAACGGTTAGGAACGTCAGGAAGACGAGGGCAAAAAACACTCCCAGCAGCATCGAGATCGGCTGCGGGTGGGAGAATCCATGTTCGGCGTGTTCAGCGTGGTCACTCATTGAATTTCTAACCAATCAAATACAGCAGCGGGAACAGATAAATCCAAATCAAGTCGACCAAGTGCCAATACAGGCCCACATAGTCCACCGGACCAAAGTAATTTTCATTAAAGTCGGCACGCACGGCTCGCACCAACAACCAGATCAGCACGCCCATGCCTGCCAAGATGTGGATGGCGTGGACGCCGGTCATGCAGTAGTAGATGCTGAAAAAGATACCAGCTTGCTTGGGGGTATCGGTTTCGCGTTGCTCGGTGGGGCTGTGGTCCGGCTGCTGATCGCCTCTCAGAACCGTGCCCTCGGCAACCTTTTCCTGAGTCGCTAACGCTTCCAGGCTGTCGCGAGCGCCGAGGTTGCTTTTGTCTCGGGCCAGCACTTCCAGGCCTGTCAATTCCGATTTATCGGCGACCGGCGTATCGGGTTGGTCCACAACTATGTGTTCGCCATCACCGTCGTGGGCTTCATGCTCTGCATGATCGCCGTCGTGTGCAGCGGCGACATGATGCTCGTCCCCCGCGGCGTGCTCCTCTCCGGATTCCAAAATCGTGCCCAGTTGAACGCCCACAAAGAAGCAGGCGAAGACCACGGTCAGGGGCATTAGCACACGGACTTTAAAGTCGTCACCTTTGACTTTGGCCACGATCAACCAAGCCACGACCACGATCAACGCGATCGCAAACGGGGCGCAGATGTAGGCCAGGTAATTGGGACTGTCGGTATGATGCGGATGCGAAGGATCGTAGGAATACAATCCCGCGGGCAACAGCCCCATGCTCCACTTGTGCGAATATTCGATGGCTTTGACACCCAAGAAGATCGACGCACAGGAAAGCGTGGAAGCCAACATGCCGACCAGCATTTTGTGCTGACGCAATTGAGCGCATCGCACGCCCCAGGCCATGGTCAGCGAGCTGAACAGTAGCACGCCGGTATTGATAGCGCCCAGTTTCGTGTTCAGGAACTCGCTGCAGCCGGCGAAGACTTCGGGACGCAGGTTGCGGTACAGGGCGTAGGCACAGAACAGTCCTCCGAAGAACAGGACTTCGGTGACCAAGAACAACCAGATCCCGAGTTTGCCAGCATCGAACTGTTGTTCGTAGCTATCAAAATGGTGGGCCAGGTTCTCGTGGTGTTCGTGACCGTCGTGATCGGCGCCGTGATGTCCGGAGCCTTCGTGACCCGGATCCGCCTCAATTACTGTATCTGCCATCGGCTGGCTACTTTTGGGAA from Roseimaritima ulvae includes these protein-coding regions:
- a CDS encoding cytochrome C oxidase subunit IV family protein; this translates as MSDHAEHAEHGFSHPQPISMLLGVFFALVFLTFLTVAQASFDLGNLEIWLTLFIATIKASLVMYFFMHLGWEKPFNILIFISTAFFLALFLGFTLMDRNAYRPTLEPIVDQPYQAETTME
- a CDS encoding cytochrome c oxidase subunit 3; translated protein: MADTVIEADPGHEGSGHHGADHDGHEHHENLAHHFDSYEQQFDAGKLGIWLFLVTEVLFFGGLFCAYALYRNLRPEVFAGCSEFLNTKLGAINTGVLLFSSLTMAWGVRCAQLRQHKMLVGMLASTLSCASIFLGVKAIEYSHKWSMGLLPAGLYSYDPSHPHHTDSPNYLAYICAPFAIALIVVVAWLIVAKVKGDDFKVRVLMPLTVVFACFFVGVQLGTILESGEEHAAGDEHHVAAAHDGDHAEHEAHDGDGEHIVVDQPDTPVADKSELTGLEVLARDKSNLGARDSLEALATQEKVAEGTVLRGDQQPDHSPTEQRETDTPKQAGIFFSIYYCMTGVHAIHILAGMGVLIWLLVRAVRADFNENYFGPVDYVGLYWHLVDLIWIYLFPLLYLIG